The stretch of DNA CAAGACATTTTGGGCCCAAGGAGTTCAATTTATGttaatgtaatctttttttcttgGAAACAAATTCCACCACATAAATTTGTCCAGCCTCTTTGTAATTAAAGTCAAGCTacagaaaaagaaggatggaaatagagtggggctTTAATCTACCTATCTCTATCTCAACGTGTTTATCTTTAAATCCACAAATTCAACCTCCCTTgaaaggagtaaaaaaaaaagaaaagaaaaacaaggtggcaaagaaaaaaaacaaaaaaaaagaaacgaaaagaaaatGACTTCAATGAATAAGTCAAATTTTAGTGCTCCCAATTTAAACAAATATGATCAGTATTAGgctctttttttctcctccttttttgaatcttttaggtccatattttttttttaattctcatCCTTGGTAGACTAAAGTATTACTAAAACCGTGAATATAAATTGCTAACTATAACCGACTGTTCCTAAcacaagtgacaaagggcttagtggttggtacccaacgtcccaagttcgaatactagttgatttttatttttaattaaatttattttttagaaaaataaatgaaacaaataacgtgctatttttttctaaaaaaaataaattactaactatatttttagttaataaatatagaaatatcAACAATAATGTAACATAGTCACATCTGCATTcgcattttttttctctgtacTTACCACCATAATCAAAGCACCCAacgaaagaaaaatgaaaaaaaaaacacacgaAAATATCAAAACTATCCAATTTTTAAGCGCACTCCACGCGCTTCTCCTTATGATCACAACTGTCATTACTCGACCCGGCCCCATCGGCCTCATCATGGCCTACGGGCCCATCTTTCACTGTGGGCCCACTCCCAAAACGGGCCAACCCGGCCCAGGCCCAATCAAGCAGGTGCAGTATAATGTAGGTTCCAATCCCCCCGATGAGTCCGTAGGCGATGGAGTACGTGAGGGGCATGAGCAGCAGGGTCATGAACGCCGGGATCGCCTCCTTCATGTCCTGCCAGTCGATCTCGGCCACTGATTTCATCATCAGCACCCCCACGAGCACCAGCGGCGGGCCCACCGCCCACGCCGGGATCGACGCCAGCAGCGGCGTGAAGAAGAAGGCCAGGAAGAAGtacgccgccaccgccaccgccgtcAGCCCCGTCCGCCCGCCTTCTTTGATCCCCGTCGACGACTCGATGAACGCCGTCACTGGCGACGTGCCCAGCAACGAGCCCGTAACGATGGCCGTCGCGTCCGACATGTACGCAAAGTACTGCCCCTCGAAGTCGCCGTTCTGGTCGACGAAGCCCGCGAAGCGGGCCATCGAGTACAGGGTGCCGGTCGTGTCGAGTATGTCGACGTAGAGGAACGTCACCAGCGCCTCCCAGAAGAACCTGATGATtatacaattttataaaaaaatactgTTCTCTAGCAACTTAGGAATAAAACagtaaaattgtaaattatttaaCTACGAACCGCCGTACCCCTTTCCGATCCCCTTGAAGCTGAGGGCTCCAGCAGTCGACTTGATGCGGTGCACGTCGACGACCTTCTTGAAGTAGTTGTAGGAGTCGTTCCCCGTCGGAGTGTTGGGGAATGCGGTGACTGAGGTGTGTCGGAACCATGAGACGGCGGTGACAAACACGATGCCGTAGATCATAGCGCCCTTGATGTTCTTGATGAGGCAGAAGGCGATGATGAAGAACCCAACGGCGGCGAGCCAGAACGTTGGGCTCTGCATCTTGCCGCTGAGGCACAAAATTTCGCTGGAGACGGTCCCCCCGGGCAACAACGCGACCGTGCCGTTCGCGAAGGTCTGGACTGGCGCGACAGGCACCCGTGACGACCTGGGGCATGCGCCGAGCGTCACGAGCGTCGAAGAGCTGAATCCGACCAAACCGACGCCTTCATTGTTCTGCAgcccgatgaaggcgaggaacAGCCCGATCCCCGCCGATGAGGAGATTCGGACCGGGCAGGGGACGAGCTTCGCAAGGCGCGCTCGGAGACCGACCGCAgagatgaggaggaagaagattcCCTCAAGAAACACCGCGGCAAGGGCAGTACGGTAGGATAGGTTACCTGTTGAATACAgtgtataaatataatataccatTTTTTAACAACTTAAACTTTTGGTTTGAACCTGTTTGGTTCACATTACCGGATCCATGGAATCCGACGACGGAGTAAGCAAAGTAGGCGTTGGTGCCCATCCCGGGGGCTACGGCCAAGGGGAGGTTGGCGAACGCGCCCATGATGAAGCACCCGATGATGGAtgaggcggcggtggcgacgaTGAGGTCGCGGCGGACACGGTCGAGGCACGCCGCATAGCCAGGGTCGACGGGCGGGAACTTGCAGGAGGGGGAGGGGTAGGTGCAGTCGGAGACGGTGCAGGTGGCGCCGGAGTCGGTGAGGATGGAGGCGTTGACGGCGAGGATGTAGGCCATGGTGAGGAAGGTGGTGGTGCCGGCGCGGAGCTCggtggagaaggtggagccgCGCTCACCGATCTTGAACCGCCTCCCGACCCACGACCGGTCCACCGCCGCGTTGAGCCGGCCGAGCCGGGTCGTGTGAACCGGTGGTGGATCCATGAACCGGATTAAATTGATGAAGAGGAGTGCGCAAGGGGGCCGGAGTGGAGAGTCGGGGAGGGAATTGAGTTTGGGGTGGTTCGTATTGGAATGAAAAAAAGATTCTACAGGTGTTATACGGGATCTATTTCGGGATGAGGGGTAGAAAAGTCAAAGAGAGGGAAAGGTAAGAGATTCTGATTCgtgattcttttctttcttttttcgatTTTTATTAAAGGGTGTGGATAATGCTTTCATTTCACCAATAGAGGAACTACGACTATTAAGATGGCTCCCACAAATTATtccaaacttttatttttgtcccaaatgtttttgtttttgttttctagtCTTATCTGTAAATTCTGCACCCGAGCCGAGCTGTATAGCAAACATCATAGGAGTTGCTATGCTATACGTAATGATTGTTTGATTATATGTGATTCAAATTTAATCCAAATCTGAGAAGATCTAGTCTCCATTTCACTATTAATTTACAGTTTAAATTACAGGTTTGAGCTGAAAAAATGATTTTGAATATCACAATTTTTTCCAAGTTATATGAATGATCTCAATCGAATGTAATTTAAGGCTATGTTTAGTGTGGGAATAAATCGGGGACAATAAGATTTATCCTCACTATTATGTCCAAtgctttaaaaaaatagtagaaataATTATTCCACTCAAATCAGATTATTCTAGATAATTCTAATTCTATAATAATTCGGGAACAACTATTACACCATTTTAGTGAAATAAGGTTAATTATTCCGGTCAAACCGGACAACTATTCCAACTATACTGGATGGTTATGCACAGCATAACCTCTTGAGCATATGTTCAGTgttatttttcagatttttttttaagaacaaaaaattgccaagacattttttttttttttgagaaaaaggtagcacgctacccgcttcattcaacggaatgatgaattaggctacaaggGTGGGGCAGCCAGGCCCCgataacagagagagagagagagagagagagagagagagaaaaaaaaaaaaaaaaaaaaaaaaaaaaaaaaaaaaaaaaaaaaaaaaNNNNNNNNNNNNNNNNNNNNNNNNNNNNNNNNNNNNNNNNNNNNNNNNNNNNNNNNNNNNNNNNNNNNNNNNNNNNNNNNNNNNNNNNNNNNNNNNNNNNNNNNNNNNNNNNNNNNNNNNNNNNNNNNNNNNNNNNNNNNNNNNNNNNNNNNNNNNNNNNNNNNNNNNNNNNNNNNNNNNNNNNNNNNNNNNNNNNNNNNNNNNNNNNNNNNNNNNNNNNNNNNNNNNNNNNNNNNNNNNNNNNNNNNNNNNNNNNNNNNNNNNNNNNNNNNNNNNNNNNNNNNNNNNNNNNNNNNNNNNNNNNNNNNNNNNNNNNNNNNNNNNNNNNNNNNNNNNNNNNNNNNNNNNNNNNNNNNNNNNNNNNNNNNNNNNNNNNNNNNNNNNNNNNNNNNNNNNNNNNNNNNNNNNNNNNNNNNNNNNNNNNNNNNNNNNNNNNNNNNNNNNNNNNNNNNNNNNNNNNNNNNNNNNNNNNNNNNNNNNNNNNNNNNNNNNNNNNNNNNNNNNNNNNNNNNNNNNNNNNNNNNNNNNNNNNNNNNNNNNNNNNNNNNNNNNNNNNNNNNNNNNNNNNNNNNNNNNNNNNNNNNNNNNNNNNNNNNNNNNNNNNNNNNNNNNNNNNNNNNNNNNNNNNNNNNNNNNNNNNNNNNNNNNNNNNNNNNNNNNNNNNNNNNNNNNNNNNNNNNNNNNNNNNNNNNNNNNNNNNNNNNNNNNNNNNNNNNNNNNNNNNNNNNNNNNNNNNNNNNNNNNNNNNNNNNNNNNNNNNNNNNNNNNNNNNNNNNNNNNNNNNNNNNNNNNNNNNNNNNNNNNNNNNNNNNNNNNNNNNNNNNNNNNNNNNNNNNNNNNNNNNNNNNNNNNNNNNNNNNNNNNNNNNNNNNNNNNNNNNNNNNNNNNNNNNNNNNNNNNNNNNNNNNNNNNNNNNNNNNNNNNNNNNNNNNNNNNNNNNNNNNNNNNNNNNNNNNNNNNNNNNNNNNNNNNNNNNNNNNNNNNNNNNNNNNNNNNNNNNNNNNNNNNNNNNNNNNNNNNNNNNNNNNNNNNNNNNNNNNNNNNNNNNNNNNNNNNNNNNNNNNNNNNNNNNNNNNNNNNNNNNNNNNNNNNNNNNNNNNNNNNNNNNNNNNNNNNNNNNNNNNNNNNNNNNNNNNNNNNNNNNNNNNNNNNNNNNNNNNNNNNNNNNNNNNNNNNNNNNNNNNNNNNNNNNNNNNNNNNNNNNNNNNNNNNNNNNNNNNNNNNNNNNNNNNNNNNNNNNNNNNNNNNNNNNNNNNNNNNNNNNNNNNNNNNNNNNNNNNNNNNNNNNNNNNNNNNNNNNNNNNNNNNNNN from Ananas comosus cultivar F153 linkage group 18, ASM154086v1, whole genome shotgun sequence encodes:
- the LOC109723711 gene encoding adenine/guanine permease AZG1, whose amino-acid sequence is MDPPPVHTTRLGRLNAAVDRSWVGRRFKIGERGSTFSTELRAGTTTFLTMAYILAVNASILTDSGATCTVSDCTYPSPSCKFPPVDPGYAACLDRVRRDLIVATAASSIIGCFIMGAFANLPLAVAPGMGTNAYFAYSVVGFHGSGNLSYRTALAAVFLEGIFFLLISAVGLRARLAKLVPCPVRISSSAGIGLFLAFIGLQNNEGVGLVGFSSSTLVTLGACPRSSRVPVAPVQTFANGTVALLPGGTVSSEILCLSGKMQSPTFWLAAVGFFIIAFCLIKNIKGAMIYGIVFVTAVSWFRHTSVTAFPNTPTGNDSYNYFKKVVDVHRIKSTAGALSFKGIGKGFFWEALVTFLYVDILDTTGTLYSMARFAGFVDQNGDFEGQYFAYMSDATAIVTGSLLGTSPVTAFIESSTGIKEGGRTGLTAVAVAAYFFLAFFFTPLLASIPAWAVGPPLVLVGVLMMKSVAEIDWQDMKEAIPAFMTLLLMPLTYSIAYGLIGGIGTYIILHLLDWAWAGLARFGSGPTVKDGPVGHDEADGAGSSNDSCDHKEKRVECA